One Gloeothece verrucosa PCC 7822 DNA window includes the following coding sequences:
- a CDS encoding ribonuclease T2 family protein has translation MTLKKTFCLTAILCLLLTFWANSAWAIVEIKGTFTAQKTCQAVQSIKTRANPGNVQVSPQKSYPVVGKNQKDASYYLITIDDAKPPVRWVNIECGQLSRTPVVNSPSDYLLAISWQPSFCETKPKKPECIDRTDKNFEATNLALHGLWPQPSTNIYCNVSDRIKELDKQNRWSEMPPINLSPDTLTRLRVVMPGVASNLHLHEWYKHGTCYGTSPEQYFQDAMTLLTKINNSEVRNLLVANIGKDLNSSQIRNKFEQTFGNGAGDKVQIKCENDIDQQQQRMITELWVNLRGNIDRDPDLKSLLAKAPNVPLGCPSGEVDPIGINEKLWRNFR, from the coding sequence ATGACTTTAAAAAAAACTTTTTGCTTAACGGCCATTCTTTGTTTGCTGTTAACTTTTTGGGCTAATTCAGCTTGGGCTATAGTAGAAATTAAGGGCACGTTCACTGCACAAAAAACTTGCCAAGCGGTGCAGTCTATCAAAACAAGAGCCAACCCTGGAAATGTACAAGTCTCTCCCCAAAAAAGCTATCCAGTGGTGGGCAAAAATCAAAAAGATGCTTCTTATTATTTGATCACAATTGACGATGCTAAACCCCCCGTTCGTTGGGTAAACATCGAGTGCGGGCAATTAAGCCGAACTCCAGTTGTTAATTCTCCTTCAGATTACCTGCTTGCTATAAGCTGGCAGCCAAGTTTTTGCGAGACAAAGCCAAAAAAACCAGAATGTATCGATCGTACTGATAAAAACTTTGAAGCAACAAACCTAGCCTTACATGGACTTTGGCCTCAACCAAGCACTAATATATACTGTAATGTCAGCGACCGTATTAAAGAACTAGATAAACAGAATAGATGGTCAGAAATGCCACCTATCAATTTATCCCCAGATACTCTCACTAGGTTAAGAGTGGTTATGCCAGGTGTAGCCTCAAATTTACATCTACACGAATGGTATAAACATGGTACTTGCTATGGGACATCTCCAGAGCAGTATTTTCAAGATGCCATGACCTTGCTAACCAAAATTAATAATTCTGAGGTACGAAATTTGCTCGTGGCTAATATCGGCAAGGACCTCAATTCTAGCCAGATCCGCAACAAATTTGAGCAAACTTTTGGCAATGGAGCAGGCGATAAAGTTCAAATCAAGTGTGAAAATGATATAGATCAACAACAACAAAGAATGATCACAGAACTGTGGGTTAATCTCAGAGGCAATATTGATCGTGATCCTGATCTCAAGAGCCTATTAGCCAAAGCGCCAAACGTTCCCCTAGGCTGTCCAAGCGGCGAAGTAGATCCCATTGGCATCAATGAAAAATTGTGGCGTAATTTCCGATGA
- the bchH gene encoding magnesium chelatase subunit H — MKRIVLIAGFESFNADLYRKAAELATERCPQLDIQVFSDRALSETPEVVGTALKDAQVFFGSLIFDYDQVMWLRQRVQHIPIRLVFESALELMSLTQLGKFVIGDKPKGMPKPIQFILSKFSSGKEEDKLAGYISFLKTGPKLLKFIPAQKVQDLRNWLIIYGYWNAGGTENVAAMFWTIAEKYLALKIGEIPTVIETPNMGLLHPDYQGYFPSPQDYLNWYQKHLSLKVDQTPVVGLLLYRKHVITKQPYIPQLIRYFEAEGLIPLPIFINGVEGHVAVRDWMTTAYETQQRQAGNMAIPSLSKEAVQVDSIVSTIGFPLVGGPAGSMEGGRRVEVAKQILAAKNVPYIIAAPLLIQDIYSWTRQGIGGLQSVVLYALPELDGAIDTVPLGGLVGEDIYLIPERVKRLTGRVKNWIKLRKKLPSERKIAVILYGFPPGYGATGTAALLNVPRSLLKFLQGLKEQGYTVGELPEDGEELIRRVKEADEGADAHRLTQMEGLSGTRVNVQQLEKWLGYLLRCRIEKQWKSLTDTGIKTIGDEFYLGGIQLGNIWIGVQPPLGLSGDPMRLMFEKDLTPHPQYAAFYQWLQQDFAADAIVHFGMHGTVEWLPGSPLGNTGYSWSDILLGNLPNLYIYAANNPSESMLAKRRGYGVLISHNVPPYGRAGLYKELMALRDLIAEFREDPDKNLALRDPICQKIVDTGLDADCPFEEGQKLGIDFTVENARLFSRYALCAYFVKVYEYLQIVEQRLFSSGLHILGNPPDEEGLRSYLNAFFAQELSEWEFQEILSRQDAKTRQQVGGGPTTAAQKEENSLSKRVREGVEIARLLGQNEDELVNLLRGLNGEYILPAPGGDLLRDGVGVLPTGRNIHALDPYRMPSAAAYERGREIAKKIIAQHLDEQGKYPETVAVMLWGLDAIKTKGESLGILLELVGAEPIKEGTGRIVRYELKPLEKVGHPRIDVLANLSGIFRDTFVNIIELLDDLFERAAQAEESEEENFIRKHALALKAQGVENVSARLFSNPAGDFGSLVNDQVVDGNWESSEELAKTWQGRNGFSYGRKDKGQARPEVLSELLKTSERIVQEIDSVEYGLTDLQEYYGNTGGLKLAAEKQSGKRVTANFVESFSRDTTPRKLEDLLRLEYRTKLLNPKWGNAMADQGSGGAYEISQRMTALIGWGGTAGFTDNWVYDQAADTYALDAQMAAKLRSSNPEAFRNIVGRMIEAHGRGFWHPDEEKLQKLQELYELTEDELEGVNN, encoded by the coding sequence ATGAAACGCATCGTTTTGATCGCCGGTTTTGAATCCTTTAACGCTGACTTATACCGCAAAGCCGCCGAGTTAGCCACTGAACGCTGTCCGCAATTAGACATACAGGTATTTAGCGATCGCGCCCTCTCAGAAACACCCGAAGTCGTCGGAACTGCCCTCAAAGACGCTCAAGTTTTCTTCGGCAGTCTTATCTTTGATTACGATCAAGTGATGTGGTTACGTCAACGAGTGCAACACATCCCCATCCGCCTCGTGTTTGAATCTGCCCTAGAATTGATGAGTCTCACTCAATTGGGTAAATTCGTCATCGGCGATAAACCCAAAGGAATGCCGAAACCCATTCAATTTATCCTCAGTAAATTTTCAAGCGGCAAAGAAGAAGATAAACTCGCCGGCTATATTAGCTTTCTCAAAACCGGACCAAAACTGCTCAAATTTATCCCCGCGCAAAAAGTTCAAGACTTACGCAACTGGCTCATCATTTACGGCTATTGGAATGCTGGCGGCACAGAAAATGTCGCCGCTATGTTTTGGACCATTGCCGAGAAATATTTAGCCTTAAAAATCGGTGAAATTCCCACAGTCATCGAAACCCCTAACATGGGATTACTTCATCCCGACTATCAAGGTTATTTTCCCTCTCCTCAAGATTATTTAAATTGGTATCAAAAACATTTATCTTTAAAAGTTGATCAAACTCCCGTAGTTGGCCTTCTCCTCTATCGTAAGCACGTTATTACTAAACAGCCCTATATTCCCCAACTGATTCGTTATTTTGAAGCCGAAGGACTCATCCCCCTACCAATTTTTATTAATGGCGTAGAAGGGCACGTGGCGGTTAGAGATTGGATGACAACCGCTTATGAAACCCAACAACGTCAAGCGGGAAATATGGCTATTCCTTCTTTATCTAAAGAAGCTGTACAAGTCGATTCCATTGTGTCTACCATTGGCTTTCCTCTAGTGGGAGGTCCTGCCGGTTCTATGGAAGGCGGTAGAAGAGTAGAAGTCGCTAAACAAATTTTAGCCGCTAAAAATGTCCCTTATATTATCGCTGCACCGTTATTAATTCAAGATATTTATTCTTGGACCAGACAGGGCATTGGCGGCTTACAAAGTGTGGTTTTATATGCCTTACCGGAGTTAGATGGGGCCATTGATACTGTGCCATTAGGCGGCTTAGTGGGAGAAGATATTTATCTCATTCCTGAACGAGTGAAACGCCTCACAGGAAGGGTGAAAAATTGGATTAAATTAAGAAAAAAATTGCCTTCGGAACGAAAAATAGCGGTAATTTTATATGGGTTTCCGCCAGGTTATGGGGCAACCGGTACGGCGGCGTTATTGAATGTCCCCCGCTCGCTTTTAAAATTTTTACAAGGGTTAAAAGAGCAAGGATATACTGTCGGAGAATTGCCCGAAGATGGCGAAGAATTGATCCGTCGCGTTAAAGAGGCCGATGAGGGAGCAGATGCACACAGATTAACACAGATGGAGGGTTTATCAGGGACAAGGGTTAATGTACAACAATTAGAAAAATGGTTGGGGTATTTGTTGAGGTGCCGCATTGAAAAACAGTGGAAGTCTTTGACGGATACGGGCATAAAAACCATTGGCGATGAGTTTTATCTTGGGGGGATTCAATTAGGAAATATTTGGATCGGCGTTCAACCTCCCTTGGGGCTTTCGGGTGATCCGATGCGGCTAATGTTCGAGAAAGATTTAACCCCTCATCCTCAATATGCGGCTTTTTATCAGTGGTTACAACAGGATTTTGCCGCCGATGCCATTGTTCATTTTGGTATGCACGGAACAGTAGAATGGTTGCCGGGTTCTCCTTTGGGAAATACGGGCTATTCTTGGTCTGATATTTTGTTAGGAAATCTGCCGAATTTATATATTTATGCGGCCAATAATCCGTCTGAGTCGATGTTGGCTAAACGTCGCGGTTATGGGGTTTTGATTTCTCATAATGTGCCGCCCTATGGACGGGCTGGGTTATATAAAGAGTTGATGGCTTTGCGTGATTTGATTGCTGAGTTTCGCGAAGATCCTGACAAGAATTTAGCACTAAGAGACCCGATTTGTCAGAAAATTGTTGATACGGGTTTGGATGCGGATTGTCCTTTTGAAGAGGGGCAAAAGTTAGGGATTGATTTTACTGTGGAAAATGCGCGGCTGTTTAGTCGTTATGCACTTTGTGCTTATTTTGTCAAGGTGTATGAGTATTTACAAATTGTTGAGCAACGGCTGTTTTCTTCGGGGTTACATATTTTGGGTAATCCTCCGGATGAGGAGGGGTTACGGTCTTATTTGAATGCTTTTTTTGCCCAGGAGTTATCGGAGTGGGAATTTCAAGAGATTCTGTCGCGCCAAGACGCAAAGACAAGGCAGCAGGTTGGGGGAGGTCCAACGACTGCCGCGCAAAAAGAGGAAAATAGTCTGTCAAAAAGGGTTAGGGAGGGGGTGGAGATTGCTCGTTTGTTGGGACAAAATGAGGATGAGTTGGTCAATCTTTTAAGGGGGTTGAATGGGGAGTATATTTTGCCGGCTCCTGGGGGTGATTTGTTACGGGATGGGGTGGGTGTGTTACCGACGGGACGAAATATTCATGCTTTAGATCCTTATAGAATGCCGTCGGCGGCGGCTTATGAAAGAGGCCGGGAAATTGCTAAGAAAATTATTGCTCAACATTTAGATGAACAGGGTAAATATCCGGAAACGGTGGCGGTGATGTTGTGGGGTTTGGATGCTATTAAGACTAAGGGTGAATCTTTGGGGATTCTGTTAGAATTGGTGGGGGCTGAACCGATTAAGGAAGGAACCGGAAGAATTGTTAGATATGAGTTAAAACCCCTGGAAAAAGTGGGACATCCCCGGATTGATGTTTTGGCGAATTTATCGGGGATTTTTCGGGATACATTTGTTAATATTATTGAGTTGTTGGATGATTTATTTGAACGAGCGGCTCAGGCAGAAGAATCAGAAGAAGAAAATTTTATTCGTAAGCACGCTTTGGCGTTAAAGGCGCAGGGAGTTGAGAATGTTTCAGCCCGTTTATTTTCTAATCCGGCGGGAGATTTTGGCTCGTTAGTGAATGATCAAGTGGTGGATGGAAATTGGGAGTCTTCTGAAGAATTAGCGAAGACTTGGCAAGGAAGAAATGGGTTTAGTTATGGGAGAAAAGATAAAGGACAAGCACGCCCTGAAGTGCTGAGCGAGTTGCTAAAAACCAGTGAAAGAATTGTACAGGAAATTGATTCTGTGGAGTATGGGTTAACTGATCTTCAAGAATATTATGGCAATACCGGCGGACTAAAATTAGCGGCAGAAAAACAAAGCGGCAAACGGGTAACGGCTAATTTTGTTGAAAGTTTTTCTCGTGATACGACTCCCCGGAAATTAGAAGATTTATTGAGGTTGGAATATCGAACTAAATTATTAAATCCTAAATGGGGAAATGCTATG